A window from Deinococcus reticulitermitis encodes these proteins:
- a CDS encoding GNAT family N-acetyltransferase, which translates to MAHLKGSLVVSPPFTPRVAELLARAVFPASERIRRTLKAYETSPERLLFAWQVSGEVVSAAGLRMAGQEAELLHIGTLPEASGQGYGRALVHAVAAHLGLSALRAETDEGAAGFYRRAGFKVTEISSPWGKRRFACVLRT; encoded by the coding sequence GTGGCACATCTGAAGGGGTCGCTCGTCGTTTCGCCGCCATTCACGCCCCGCGTCGCCGAGCTCCTCGCCCGCGCCGTGTTTCCCGCTTCCGAGCGGATACGCCGCACCCTGAAAGCGTACGAGACTTCGCCAGAGCGTCTGCTCTTCGCCTGGCAGGTCAGCGGCGAAGTCGTCAGCGCGGCGGGCCTCCGAATGGCAGGGCAGGAGGCCGAACTCCTGCACATCGGCACACTGCCGGAAGCTTCCGGGCAGGGGTATGGGCGCGCGCTCGTTCACGCTGTTGCCGCGCATCTCGGCCTCTCTGCCCTCCGGGCCGAGACGGACGAGGGAGCCGCCGGGTTCTACCGCCGTGCGGGCTTCAAGGTGACCGAAATTTCCTCACCCTGGGGCAAGCGCCGGTTTGCCTGTGTGCTCCGGACCTAA
- a CDS encoding DUF3197 domain-containing protein, which translates to MKIADPLGGPGAPLDTWEELKARLNDEDIRGARLVMITDRQGDRSHAGYGVLITLRRGDAEEAVVTASAFGPRYGENGVQAMTELITWAHHNELILRETVLPSSDFTRFLAEPDEREVRELLAASNPADPGLYVPLPGRDSDDWVRQ; encoded by the coding sequence ATGAAGATCGCTGATCCGCTGGGTGGGCCCGGTGCACCGCTCGACACGTGGGAGGAACTCAAGGCCAGGCTGAACGACGAGGATATCCGGGGTGCCCGGCTCGTGATGATTACTGACCGCCAGGGCGACCGCTCGCACGCGGGCTACGGCGTCTTGATTACCCTGCGGCGCGGTGACGCCGAGGAAGCCGTGGTGACGGCGTCGGCCTTCGGGCCGCGCTACGGCGAGAACGGCGTGCAGGCCATGACCGAGCTGATCACCTGGGCGCACCACAATGAGCTGATCCTGCGCGAAACCGTGCTGCCGAGCAGCGACTTCACCCGCTTCCTCGCCGAGCCTGACGAGAGGGAAGTGCGTGAACTGCTCGCCGCGAGCAACCCGGCGGACCCCGGCCTCTACGTGCCGCTGCCGGGGCGCGACTCGGACGACTGGGTGCGGCAGTAG
- the rplS gene encoding 50S ribosomal protein L19: MQTHIKTNRGELLRGIEKDFVRELPDFRPGDTVRVDTKVREGNRTRTQAFEGVVIAINGSGSRKSFTVRKISFGEGVERVFPFGSPLVSKVTVLERGKVRRAKLYYLRDLRGKAARIKSDRSRVMKDAARAQQDKRDAQAAAAQASDQQSAADQIVISAAPDATPETQGE; encoded by the coding sequence ATGCAGACCCACATCAAGACGAACCGCGGCGAGCTGCTGCGCGGCATCGAGAAGGACTTCGTGCGCGAGCTGCCCGATTTCCGCCCCGGCGACACCGTGCGCGTCGACACCAAGGTGCGCGAAGGCAACCGCACCCGCACCCAGGCCTTTGAAGGCGTCGTGATCGCCATCAACGGCTCGGGCAGCCGCAAGAGCTTCACCGTACGCAAGATCTCCTTCGGTGAAGGCGTCGAGCGCGTCTTTCCCTTCGGCAGCCCGCTGGTGAGCAAGGTCACGGTCCTCGAGCGCGGCAAGGTCCGCCGGGCCAAGCTGTACTACCTGCGCGACCTGCGCGGCAAGGCCGCCCGCATCAAGTCCGACCGCAGCCGCGTGATGAAAGACGCTGCGCGCGCCCAGCAGGACAAGCGCGACGCCCAGGCCGCTGCGGCGCAGGCCAGCGACCAGCAGAGCGCCGCCGACCAGATCGTGATCAGCGCCGCGCCGGACGCGACCCCCGAAACCCAGGGCGAATAA
- a CDS encoding GNAT family N-acetyltransferase, producing MTLPRLPLPVTAFDAHAATPQERLALGRFLSETQRLNHPELPPHDPAQLAQSLLSTTSDHRTGRFTVCGEGGVVMAYGRLGQDTAQNRHLAHVHVSVHPDWRRRGLGRAVANALRERGEAWEARTLIGFTTDRLSGSEPFARSLGAEVALEHRTSQLMLAEVDSELLRRWQTRPPGEPYRLHEWRRIPDEDLGRAAEMMMVMNTAPRGAVEAEDWRITPEQVREWEDVLEREGVHRLLNVIEDTRSGELVALSDVTWHPDRAALVDQGMTAVRPSARGQGLGQWVKAALTERIRRECPGAEYVLTGNAEENAAMLAINVALGFRPWARTVEWQWHI from the coding sequence ATGACGCTCCCTCGCTTGCCTCTGCCTGTCACGGCTTTCGACGCCCACGCCGCAACTCCGCAAGAGCGGCTGGCTCTCGGACGCTTCCTGAGCGAGACGCAGCGCCTCAACCACCCGGAGCTGCCGCCGCACGACCCCGCGCAGCTCGCGCAGAGCCTGCTCAGTACCACGTCGGACCACCGGACTGGGCGCTTCACCGTGTGCGGCGAAGGGGGCGTGGTCATGGCTTACGGGCGGCTGGGTCAGGACACAGCGCAAAACCGCCACCTCGCCCACGTGCACGTGAGTGTTCATCCCGACTGGCGGCGTCGGGGGCTGGGCCGGGCGGTGGCGAACGCCCTACGCGAGAGGGGAGAGGCGTGGGAGGCGCGAACCCTGATCGGCTTCACGACAGACCGCCTGTCGGGGAGCGAACCGTTTGCCCGGTCTCTCGGCGCTGAGGTGGCGCTGGAGCACCGCACGAGTCAGCTCATGCTCGCTGAGGTCGATTCCGAACTCCTGCGGCGCTGGCAGACCCGCCCGCCGGGTGAGCCCTACCGCCTGCACGAGTGGCGGCGCATCCCTGATGAAGACCTGGGCCGCGCCGCCGAGATGATGATGGTCATGAACACGGCCCCGCGCGGCGCGGTGGAGGCCGAAGACTGGCGGATCACGCCCGAGCAGGTGCGTGAGTGGGAAGACGTGCTGGAGCGCGAAGGCGTGCACCGCCTCTTGAACGTGATCGAGGACACCCGCAGCGGCGAACTTGTGGCCCTGAGCGACGTGACCTGGCACCCGGACCGCGCCGCGCTCGTGGATCAGGGGATGACGGCGGTGCGCCCCAGTGCGCGCGGGCAGGGCCTCGGCCAATGGGTCAAAGCGGCGCTGACCGAGCGCATCCGGCGCGAGTGTCCCGGCGCCGAGTACGTCCTGACCGGCAACGCCGAGGAGAATGCCGCCATGCTCGCGATTAACGTCGCCCTCGGCTTTCGCCCATGGGCGCGCACGGTGGAGTGGCAGTGGCACATCTGA
- a CDS encoding DUF4870 domain-containing protein produces the protein MTPPPPSPSRLPPTPLSPDGLSAEERTAATLIHLSPLAGLLLPSLGHLLGPLVAWLAYRERSAALDAQGKEVLNFQLTLTLISFVLGTLLFVLMALGMLGGVAGASLSPDLGVFALFGSLAAFFALFIPLALLLSLVPLVFMVIGVSRAGQGRLYRYPLTWRFLR, from the coding sequence ATGACGCCTCCTCCTCCTTCACCGTCCCGGTTGCCGCCCACGCCGCTGAGCCCGGATGGCCTGAGTGCCGAAGAGCGCACGGCGGCGACCCTGATTCACCTCTCGCCGCTCGCCGGGCTGCTGCTGCCCTCGCTCGGGCACCTGCTCGGACCGCTGGTGGCCTGGCTCGCCTACCGCGAACGCAGCGCGGCGCTGGATGCCCAGGGCAAGGAAGTGCTGAACTTCCAACTCACCCTGACCCTGATTTCTTTCGTCCTCGGAACGCTGCTGTTCGTCCTGATGGCCCTGGGGATGCTCGGCGGCGTGGCCGGCGCCTCCCTCTCGCCCGACCTGGGCGTATTCGCGCTGTTTGGCTCGCTGGCGGCCTTTTTCGCGCTGTTCATCCCCCTGGCGCTGCTGTTGTCGCTGGTTCCGCTTGTGTTCATGGTGATCGGAGTCAGCCGCGCGGGGCAGGGACGCCTCTACCGCTACCCGCTGACGTGGCGCTTTCTGCGCTGA
- the scpB gene encoding SMC-Scp complex subunit ScpB, producing MSVQAQEATQALIGAALLAAGRPVKVRELVPVLGLGEEATRRAVEAFGARLSGAGLGFELEAVAGGYRLVVPPERSARLAPLLAPPPLPALSTAALEVLAVIAYRQPVTRAEIEAMRGASAGTVVTLQERELVKVIGRSDAVGSPLLYGTTEKFLVEFGLRTLGDLPPLEGGDFSHLLRG from the coding sequence GTGAGCGTCCAGGCCCAGGAGGCGACCCAGGCGCTGATCGGCGCCGCCCTGCTCGCGGCGGGGCGCCCGGTGAAGGTGCGCGAGCTCGTCCCCGTCCTCGGTCTCGGGGAGGAGGCGACCCGGCGCGCGGTCGAGGCGTTTGGTGCGCGGCTGTCGGGCGCGGGCCTGGGCTTCGAGCTCGAAGCGGTGGCCGGGGGGTACCGGCTGGTCGTGCCGCCGGAGCGGTCAGCCCGGCTCGCCCCGCTGCTCGCGCCGCCGCCCCTGCCTGCGCTCAGTACGGCGGCGCTCGAGGTGCTCGCGGTGATCGCGTACCGCCAGCCGGTCACCCGCGCCGAGATCGAGGCGATGCGCGGCGCGAGTGCCGGGACCGTGGTGACCTTGCAGGAGCGCGAACTCGTCAAGGTGATCGGGCGCAGTGACGCCGTGGGCAGTCCGCTGCTGTACGGCACCACCGAGAAATTCCTGGTTGAGTTCGGGCTGCGGACGCTGGGCGACCTCCCGCCGCTCGAGGGAGGGGACTTCTCGCACCTGCTGCGTGGCTAG
- a CDS encoding pentapeptide repeat-containing protein → MPEPTAKQLDLEREQTQQEREQTEQERARTERAREREKTGRWKAVVETIPIMATLATALVAVFTSLQAQAQYRDSQASERFQNAVALLAGDTLTTRVGGVALLGQVIEDSPDRRENAVRLLAAFLRVRFPVTDAGRAQAVGEPAPAAEEVRAVFAALEARGDVQNVDLGRISARNLMMSGTDLTGLVFSRSDLSGSMFEKANIERGAFMRATLKGVNFRGADLTGATLQGADLTGAQLQGADLSGADLTETTGLKSAQLAGAVTDAQTRLPTGVTVPPAEEAASTAAQP, encoded by the coding sequence ATGCCGGAGCCGACCGCCAAGCAGCTCGACCTGGAGCGCGAGCAGACGCAGCAGGAACGGGAACAGACCGAGCAGGAACGTGCGCGCACCGAGCGGGCGCGGGAGCGCGAGAAGACCGGGCGCTGGAAGGCGGTAGTGGAGACCATTCCGATCATGGCGACGCTGGCGACCGCGCTGGTGGCGGTCTTCACCAGTTTGCAGGCGCAGGCGCAGTACCGCGACTCGCAGGCGTCCGAGCGCTTCCAAAATGCGGTAGCGCTGCTCGCGGGCGACACCCTGACGACGCGGGTAGGCGGCGTCGCGCTGCTGGGGCAGGTCATCGAGGACAGCCCCGACCGGCGCGAGAACGCGGTGCGGCTGCTCGCCGCCTTCCTCCGCGTGCGCTTCCCGGTGACCGACGCGGGACGCGCGCAGGCGGTCGGCGAGCCGGCCCCCGCCGCCGAGGAGGTGCGCGCCGTGTTTGCGGCGCTCGAAGCGCGCGGCGACGTGCAGAACGTCGACCTGGGGCGCATCAGCGCGCGCAACCTGATGATGAGCGGCACCGACCTGACGGGGCTGGTGTTCTCGCGCAGCGACCTCAGCGGCAGCATGTTCGAGAAGGCCAACATCGAGCGCGGGGCCTTCATGCGGGCGACCCTCAAAGGCGTCAATTTTCGCGGCGCCGATCTCACCGGGGCCACCCTCCAGGGTGCCGACCTGACCGGAGCGCAGCTTCAGGGGGCCGACCTCAGCGGCGCCGACCTGACGGAAACCACCGGGCTGAAGTCGGCCCAGCTCGCCGGCGCCGTCACCGACGCGCAGACCCGGCTCCCGACGGGCGTGACGGTGCCGCCCGCCGAGGAAGCGGCGTCCACGGCGGCACAGCCCTGA
- a CDS encoding type II secretion system F family protein, with amino-acid sequence MPVYEYRARDRGGKVLKAQMEAESEAQVRDALRSKSLMILEIKAPKTGLNADIKIPGLTDKPPGLKEVAVFSKQLATLINAGVPLVQSLAILQRQLESKSFQTILKKVRSEVESGSPLSDALQQYPKVFGRLFINLVRAGETSGTLDSVLERIAEFQEKQLALQGKIKSALTYPVIVLIFAIGITYFLLTTIVPQFAGILTELNAPLPFITRMLIAVSDFLKGSVLYMVLGVVALTFAYRWYYSKPQGRHVIDDLKLRAPVFGNLIRKSAISSFARTFGLLVSSGVNIIESLEITKGTANNAIVEESIENAKNVVLVGDQMSSSMVTSKIFPPMVVSMVAIGEETGSLDTMLGKVADFYDREVDEAVESLTAAIEPIMIVFLGGIVGLIVAGMFLPMFSIIGQLSQ; translated from the coding sequence ATGCCGGTCTACGAATATCGTGCCCGGGACCGGGGTGGCAAGGTCCTCAAAGCGCAGATGGAGGCGGAATCCGAAGCTCAGGTCCGTGACGCCCTGCGCTCCAAGAGCCTGATGATCCTGGAGATCAAGGCCCCCAAAACTGGCCTGAATGCCGACATCAAAATTCCGGGCCTGACCGACAAGCCTCCCGGGCTCAAGGAGGTGGCGGTCTTTTCCAAGCAGCTCGCCACCCTGATCAACGCCGGGGTGCCGCTTGTGCAGTCGCTCGCGATTTTGCAGCGGCAGCTGGAGAGCAAGTCGTTCCAGACCATCCTCAAAAAGGTCCGCAGCGAGGTCGAATCGGGCTCTCCCCTCAGCGACGCCCTGCAGCAGTATCCCAAGGTCTTCGGGCGGCTCTTTATCAACCTCGTCCGGGCCGGCGAGACGAGCGGGACCCTCGACAGCGTGCTCGAGCGCATCGCCGAGTTTCAGGAAAAGCAGCTTGCCCTGCAGGGTAAGATCAAAAGTGCCCTGACGTACCCGGTCATCGTGTTGATCTTCGCCATCGGCATCACCTACTTCCTGCTCACGACCATCGTTCCGCAGTTCGCCGGCATTCTGACCGAGCTCAACGCGCCGCTGCCGTTCATCACCCGAATGCTGATCGCGGTTTCGGACTTCCTGAAGGGGTCGGTGCTGTACATGGTGCTGGGCGTCGTGGCGCTCACCTTCGCGTACCGCTGGTACTACAGCAAACCGCAGGGCCGGCACGTGATCGATGATCTCAAGCTGCGCGCTCCGGTGTTCGGCAATCTGATTCGCAAGAGCGCGATCAGCTCGTTCGCGCGCACCTTCGGCCTGCTCGTGAGCAGCGGCGTCAACATCATCGAGTCGCTGGAGATCACCAAGGGCACCGCCAACAACGCCATTGTCGAAGAGAGCATCGAGAACGCCAAGAATGTCGTGCTGGTCGGGGACCAGATGAGTTCGAGCATGGTCACGAGCAAGATCTTCCCCCCGATGGTCGTGAGCATGGTCGCCATCGGTGAGGAGACCGGCTCGCTCGACACCATGCTCGGCAAGGTGGCCGACTTCTACGACCGCGAGGTGGACGAGGCCGTCGAGAGCCTCACCGCCGCCATCGAACCGATCATGATCGTGTTTCTCGGCGGCATCGTGGGCCTGATCGTCGCGGGGATGTTTCTGCCGATGTTCAGCATCATCGGGCAGCTCAGCCAGTAG
- a CDS encoding AI-2E family transporter: MPRSPTQTVPTLLAHLWSRPQVRLVAYTLLILALLLLASRATGPLAIIALAYALAYTVNPLLRRLEGWNIRRPFGIGLLLLGLLSVVGLLFWTVATQVVSFVGSIPALLDSLPALLERLLGAGAGHSAPGVEQTQGRLTEYVRQQIEAIQGNLGPLIGQFFSPDSVIYGRVSGALNWLGQAGLVLTLAVFFMLDHGRFGQGLLRLFPREWQPRVLTLSDDLSQSFGNYIRGQLLLLVVISAISAAALLLIGVPNALALGLLTGLLNLVPLVGMVLAAIPALLQALPLGNTQLLLVLAFYIILNQVAWNVIAPMVMGRSVKISAVGIIVALLVGGGLAGLPGALLAIPTASLLQRWITRYWLTSPAYQGERLGPAPETVQPQPQATGK; the protein is encoded by the coding sequence ATGCCGCGCTCTCCAACCCAAACGGTCCCTACCCTGCTCGCCCATCTCTGGAGCAGGCCGCAGGTCCGCCTGGTCGCCTACACGCTGCTCATCCTCGCGCTGCTGCTGCTCGCGAGCCGCGCAACCGGGCCGCTGGCGATCATCGCGCTCGCCTACGCGCTGGCGTACACCGTCAATCCGCTGCTGAGGCGGCTGGAAGGCTGGAACATCCGGCGTCCGTTCGGCATCGGACTGCTGCTGCTGGGGCTGCTCAGCGTCGTGGGCCTGCTGTTCTGGACGGTAGCGACGCAGGTCGTGTCGTTCGTGGGCAGCATTCCGGCGCTGCTCGACAGCCTGCCTGCCCTGCTGGAGCGGCTGCTGGGCGCCGGCGCTGGCCACAGCGCTCCCGGCGTCGAGCAGACCCAGGGCCGACTGACCGAATATGTCCGCCAGCAGATCGAGGCGATTCAGGGCAACCTCGGTCCCCTGATCGGGCAATTCTTCTCGCCGGACTCGGTGATTTACGGTCGGGTGTCGGGGGCGCTGAACTGGCTGGGCCAGGCGGGGCTGGTGCTCACGCTGGCCGTGTTTTTCATGCTCGACCATGGCCGCTTCGGTCAGGGGCTGCTGCGGCTGTTTCCGCGCGAGTGGCAGCCCCGGGTGCTCACGCTCTCCGACGACCTCAGCCAGTCGTTCGGCAATTATATTCGCGGCCAACTGCTGCTGCTCGTCGTGATCAGCGCGATCTCGGCGGCGGCGCTGCTCCTGATCGGGGTGCCCAATGCGCTCGCGCTCGGGCTGCTCACCGGGCTGCTCAACCTCGTGCCGCTCGTGGGGATGGTCCTGGCCGCGATTCCAGCGCTGCTCCAGGCGCTGCCGCTCGGCAACACCCAGCTGCTGCTTGTGCTCGCCTTCTACATCATCCTCAACCAGGTCGCCTGGAACGTGATCGCCCCGATGGTGATGGGCCGCAGCGTCAAGATCAGCGCGGTGGGTATCATCGTCGCGCTCCTGGTCGGCGGCGGCCTCGCGGGGCTGCCGGGCGCCCTCCTCGCGATTCCCACGGCTTCACTGCTCCAGCGCTGGATCACGCGCTACTGGTTGACCAGCCCTGCCTATCAGGGGGAGAGGCTGGGGCCGGCCCCTGAAACGGTCCAGCCGCAGCCTCAGGCGACCGGCAAATAG
- a CDS encoding L-threonylcarbamoyladenylate synthase, translating to MSDPSLSSELATALRCLRAGGAVGYPTETVWGLAALPTHAGVLTLRKGRDNAKPLQLSCVDAAAALACAEATPELLALAALWPGPLTVVTRAGAEVARDWGEGARWLAPGGRVGLRVPDHPLAQALLRGSGGLLATTSLNPSGAAAAATAEQARAYGLADLLLDREGGGGPAAQGVPSTVVLLPEQAGDPVRVQRLGALGEAELRRVLAPLGVGVVPVTEGT from the coding sequence ATGTCTGACCCCTCCCTTTCTTCTGAACTTGCGACCGCCCTGCGCTGCTTGCGCGCGGGCGGCGCCGTGGGCTACCCCACCGAAACGGTGTGGGGTCTTGCGGCGCTCCCCACCCACGCCGGGGTGCTCACCCTCCGCAAAGGCCGCGACAACGCCAAGCCCCTCCAGCTCTCGTGCGTGGACGCGGCGGCGGCCCTCGCGTGTGCGGAGGCGACGCCTGAACTGCTGGCGCTTGCGGCGCTCTGGCCGGGTCCCCTCACGGTGGTGACGCGCGCGGGGGCCGAAGTCGCGCGCGACTGGGGCGAGGGAGCGCGCTGGCTCGCGCCGGGGGGCCGGGTGGGGCTGCGGGTCCCAGACCACCCGCTGGCCCAGGCCCTCTTGCGGGGGAGCGGCGGCCTGCTCGCCACCACCAGCCTCAACCCCAGCGGCGCCGCAGCGGCGGCCACCGCCGAGCAGGCGCGGGCCTACGGACTGGCTGACCTGCTGCTGGACAGGGAAGGCGGCGGAGGGCCGGCTGCCCAGGGCGTACCGAGCACGGTCGTCTTGCTGCCGGAACAGGCTGGTGACCCGGTGCGGGTGCAGCGCCTCGGTGCGCTGGGGGAGGCCGAGTTGCGGCGGGTGCTCGCGCCGCTCGGGGTGGGCGTGGTGCCCGTGACGGAGGGGACGTGA
- a CDS encoding DUF2721 domain-containing protein → MADPPVSSLLTAMITPAVLISGAATLLMSTSTRLGRATDRVRGLTERFKLLVGEAGQREPLAAEEKRMIIGQLPRLSRRTRYLQRALTAFYLAVALLVCTSILLGLSGLSSLDTGLIPVLTALLGSSFLAYGALLLSFEARLSARTTRAEMRFLERLGAHYASLYVQDAAEVTPEKVGST, encoded by the coding sequence ATGGCCGACCCGCCGGTCTCCTCATTGCTGACAGCCATGATCACGCCCGCTGTATTGATCAGCGGCGCGGCCACCCTGCTGATGAGCACGAGTACGCGCCTCGGGCGCGCGACCGACCGGGTACGCGGCCTCACCGAGCGGTTCAAGTTGCTCGTGGGGGAAGCCGGCCAGCGCGAGCCCCTCGCCGCCGAGGAAAAGCGCATGATCATCGGGCAACTCCCCAGGCTCTCGCGCCGCACGCGCTACTTGCAGCGTGCCCTGACGGCCTTTTATCTGGCGGTCGCCCTGCTCGTGTGTACCAGTATCCTGCTTGGTCTCTCGGGGCTCTCGTCGCTGGATACCGGCCTCATTCCAGTGCTCACGGCGCTGCTCGGCAGCAGCTTTCTCGCCTACGGCGCCCTCCTGCTGAGCTTCGAGGCCCGCCTCAGTGCCCGGACCACCCGCGCCGAGATGCGCTTTCTCGAGCGCCTCGGCGCGCACTATGCCTCGCTCTACGTGCAGGACGCGGCTGAGGTCACGCCGGAAAAAGTCGGCTCGACGTAA
- the gatA gene encoding Asp-tRNA(Asn)/Glu-tRNA(Gln) amidotransferase subunit GatA, translating into MPAPETAAPWPTATDLARAVQAGELTPPELLTQALGRIEAARDLNAVVSLHEGAAEQAGRVEARLSAGETLPLAGVPILVKDNINVAGTRTTCGSRILSTYVSSYTATAAQNLLSAGAVIVGKANMDEFAMGSSTESSASGPTLNPWDRSRVPGGSSGGSAAAVAAGLTPVSLGSDTGGSVRQPAALCGVYGLKPTYGRVSRYGLVAYASSLDQIGPFARSAADLALMMNVLAGHDPHDATSLDVPAHFTRGGADTLRGLRVGVVRESLTGNTPGVEAALRDTLGALRGAGASVGEVGIPELKYAVATYYLIAMPEASSNLARYDGMVYGQREPGADVTGSMTLTREKGFGREVQRRIMIGTYALSSGYYDAYYSKAMKVRRLIADEFAQAFADYDVLVTPTSPFPAFRRGEKTHDPLAMYAADVDTVAINLAGLPALSVPAGFEEVQGARLPVGVQFIAPALHDERLVALAGGLEDIGAAQLEAPPVLSAPVP; encoded by the coding sequence ATGCCCGCCCCCGAGACCGCTGCCCCCTGGCCGACCGCCACCGACCTCGCCCGCGCTGTGCAGGCCGGGGAGCTGACCCCACCTGAACTGCTCACGCAGGCGCTTGGGCGCATCGAGGCGGCGAGGGACCTGAACGCGGTGGTCAGCCTGCATGAGGGGGCCGCCGAGCAGGCCGGGAGGGTGGAGGCGCGGCTCTCGGCGGGGGAGACCCTGCCGCTTGCGGGCGTGCCGATTCTGGTTAAGGACAACATCAACGTGGCCGGCACGCGCACGACCTGTGGGAGCCGCATTCTGAGCACCTATGTGAGCTCCTACACCGCCACGGCCGCTCAGAACCTGCTGAGTGCGGGGGCCGTGATCGTCGGCAAGGCGAATATGGACGAGTTCGCGATGGGCTCGAGCACCGAGAGCAGCGCCTCGGGGCCGACCCTCAACCCCTGGGACCGCTCGCGCGTGCCGGGTGGGTCGTCGGGGGGAAGCGCCGCAGCGGTGGCCGCCGGCCTGACCCCCGTGAGCCTCGGGAGCGACACCGGCGGCTCGGTCCGGCAGCCCGCCGCGCTGTGCGGGGTCTACGGCCTCAAGCCGACCTACGGGCGGGTCAGCCGCTACGGCCTGGTCGCCTACGCGAGCAGCCTCGATCAGATCGGCCCGTTTGCCCGCAGCGCCGCCGACCTCGCGCTGATGATGAACGTCCTGGCCGGGCACGACCCCCACGACGCGACCAGCCTCGACGTGCCGGCCCACTTCACGCGCGGCGGCGCCGACACCCTGCGGGGGCTGCGGGTCGGCGTGGTGCGAGAGTCGCTCACCGGCAACACGCCGGGGGTCGAGGCGGCCCTGCGGGACACCCTGGGCGCCCTGCGCGGCGCCGGCGCGAGCGTGGGCGAGGTGGGCATCCCGGAGCTCAAGTACGCCGTCGCCACCTATTACCTGATCGCCATGCCCGAGGCGAGCTCCAACCTCGCGCGCTACGACGGCATGGTCTATGGTCAGCGCGAGCCGGGCGCCGACGTGACCGGCAGCATGACCCTCACGCGCGAGAAGGGCTTCGGGCGCGAGGTGCAGCGCCGCATCATGATCGGCACCTACGCGCTGTCGAGCGGCTACTACGACGCCTACTATTCCAAGGCGATGAAGGTCCGGCGCCTGATCGCCGACGAGTTCGCGCAGGCGTTTGCCGATTACGACGTGCTGGTCACGCCGACGAGCCCCTTCCCGGCGTTCCGGCGCGGTGAGAAGACGCATGATCCCCTCGCTATGTACGCCGCCGATGTGGACACCGTGGCGATCAACCTCGCCGGGCTGCCGGCGCTGAGCGTGCCCGCTGGGTTCGAAGAGGTGCAGGGCGCGCGCCTGCCGGTCGGGGTGCAGTTCATCGCCCCGGCGCTGCACGACGAGCGGCTGGTCGCGCTGGCTGGGGGGCTGGAGGATATCGGCGCGGCGCAGCTCGAAGCGCCTCCCGTTCTCTCAGCCCCTGTTCCATAA
- the rnhA gene encoding ribonuclease HI codes for MTRRAQTPSRKQADAARDRLPIPAGIQPAQPVSGQVVHLYSDGACDTARGHGGWATILRAGERELVLSGHEEGTTNNRMELRGLLEGLKSLKRPCQVKVITDSQYLRKAFTDGWILKWQRNGWKTAGGDPVKNQDLWEELIAQARTHALTFLWVKGHAGHGENERVDQLAVTERKKLRDR; via the coding sequence ATGACGCGCCGTGCCCAGACCCCCTCGCGTAAACAGGCCGACGCCGCGCGCGACCGCCTGCCGATCCCGGCGGGCATCCAGCCGGCGCAGCCGGTGAGCGGGCAGGTCGTGCACCTTTACAGCGACGGCGCCTGCGACACGGCGCGGGGTCACGGCGGCTGGGCCACCATCCTGCGGGCCGGCGAGCGCGAACTTGTGCTGAGCGGCCATGAAGAAGGCACCACCAACAACCGCATGGAGCTGCGCGGACTGCTCGAGGGCCTGAAGAGCCTGAAACGCCCCTGTCAGGTCAAGGTGATCACCGACAGCCAGTATCTGCGTAAAGCCTTTACCGACGGCTGGATTCTCAAGTGGCAGCGCAACGGCTGGAAGACGGCGGGCGGCGATCCCGTCAAGAATCAGGACCTCTGGGAAGAACTTATCGCGCAGGCGCGGACCCACGCCCTGACCTTCCTCTGGGTCAAGGGGCACGCCGGCCACGGCGAGAACGAGCGCGTCGATCAGCTCGCCGTCACCGAGCGTAAAAAGTTGCGCGACCGTTAG